The following coding sequences lie in one Montipora foliosa isolate CH-2021 chromosome 11, ASM3666993v2, whole genome shotgun sequence genomic window:
- the LOC137976370 gene encoding protein LTV1 homolog gives MGKKKKPFIDKKKAHTFHLVHRSQKDPLQADDESSKHVLVPLNSGQQDSSANDSLTIKHRRKEEEKKCGIFFDDDYDYLQHIKPRTNPTLEPLPENVSFLETKEHIQFGNVQLPTEVFASRYEEPEGLLNLAAPTYGPRPDLDPDIVAALDDALDLDDPKNILEDDFVLKANEEDGDYESEDDLIRSDDEDDHFFPSDEASDSEADDEFSHFEEEETKSRFTNYSLTSSVLRRNEGLKLIDERFEKLMEEYDEDEIGALDHEELEGTMNPDSERLHALAEEFIERQQNQNSAEINESESSVMHNTDGVVDEDNKDDSSDSLDEFIRIKEEPKEKWDCESILSTYSNLYNHPTLIKDPPKVKPIKLSKAGIPLGVFSHGGVSRTLKGGEGEDVEDAKTEQTCMAHNSIRSKDETKEEKKLRKQDVKSDRKVRRMEKKANKIAFKSEKQKQEFSLMHTKQQQGKKL, from the exons atg gggaagaaaaagaagccgTTTATTGACAAGAAAAAGGCGCACACCTTTCATCTTGTTCATCGGAGTCAGAAAGATCCTCTTCAAGCTGACGATGAAAGTTCAAAACATGTGCTTGTACCACTGAATTCTGGACAACAG GATTCAAGTGCAAATGATTCCTT AACCATCAAACATAGAAGGAAAGAGGAGGAAAAGAAATGTGGAATTTTctttgatgatgattatgattatcTTCAACATATTAAACCACGCACGAACCCAACCCTAGAGCCTCTACCGGAAAATGTCTCCTTCCTAGAGACCAAGGAACATATACAG ttTGGGAATGTGCAGCTACCAACTGAGGTGTTTGCATCACGATACGAAGAACCAGAAGGCTTACTCAACCTTGCGGCTCCAACATATG GACCTCGTCCCGACCTTGACCCTGACATTGTCGCCGCCTTGGATGATGCACTGGATCTTGATGATCCCAAAAACATCCTGGAAGATGACTTTGTTTTGAAG GCAAATGAAGAAGATGGAGATTATGAaag TGAGGATGACTTGATCAGAAGTGACGATGAAGACGAccacttttttccttcagatgaAGCAAGCGATTCAGAggctgacgatgaattttcacaCTTTGAAGAAGAGGAGACTAAGTCAAGATTCACAAACTATTCTTTGACATCATCAGTTTTGAGAAGAAATGAAG GTCTGAAGCTTATCGATGAAAGATTTGAAAAG TTAATGGAGGAATATGATGAAGATGAAATTGGAGCTTTGGATCATGAAGAGCTGGAAGGAACTATGAACCCTGACAGTGAACGACTACATGCCCTTGCTGAGGAATTCATTGAAAgacaacaaaatcaaaa TTCTGCTGAGATAAATGAGAGTGAATCCAGTGTGATGCACAATACTGATGGTGTTGTTGATGAGGATAACAAAGACGACAGCAGTGATTCCCTTGATGAATTTATAAGAATCAAAGAGGAACCGAAGGAGAAATGGGACTGTGAATCAATCTTAA GTACTTATTCCAACCTGTACAATCACCCCACTCTGATAAAAGACCCTCCAAAG gTCAAACCAATCAAGTTATCCAAGGCTGGAATACCACTTGGTGTTTTCTCCCATGGTGGGGTCAGTAGGACTTTGAAGGGTGGGGAGGGTGAGGATGTTGAGGATGCTAAGACAGAACAGACGTGCATGGCCCACAACTCTATCAGGTCCAAAGATGAAACGAAGGAGGAGAAGAAACTGAGAAAACAGGACGTGAAGAGCGATAGGAAG GTGAGGCGAATGGAAAAGAAAGCCAATAAAATAGCCTTCAAATCAGAAAAGCAGAAACAAGAGTTCTCCTTGATGCACACGAAACAACAGCAAGGAAAGAAACTCTGA